The Lolium rigidum isolate FL_2022 chromosome 2, APGP_CSIRO_Lrig_0.1, whole genome shotgun sequence genomic interval ccatgtgttcACGTGTAATCCAGTTGTCCGACTGCCCTGGGTGTTGGGAGCGTACAAAATTCTTGTGTACATTGATATACgaagccaccaaggtggaactttgtagaactatgtagtgtgcttgagtgaaagaatgcccGTCCATACTTATCATTGCTTTCTTTCCTACCTTGCGTTTTCCACTCAGTCTCCCTCGCGCtgtgattcaggaacaccaatcggcttaattaagttcaggaataaagtcaacacagaactcaatgacctcctttgttccatagcccttcgagatgcttccttctggcctagcacggttatgaacatatttctttaagacgcccatgaacctctcaaagcggaacatattgtgtagaaacacatgatcgagaatggaaatctcttcgacgaggtgaacgaggagatgcgttataatattgaagaagaatggtgggaacaccagctcaaaactaacaagaaattggaccacatcattctgcaacctctgTAGAATTTCTAGATTGATTAcctttcgagaaattgcattgagaaaTGCAAATAGCTTCACAGTGGGTACTCAAACATTTTCCGGTATAAGCCCACtcgatgcaatcggaagcaattgcgtcattatcacgtggcagtcacgagacttcaggttctggaattatTTCAttgccatatttattattccctttatattctacGAGAAGCCAGaagggaccttgatactgctcaggcattcaaaaaatatttccttctttacttttgtaagagcgtagctggagtaatgacgtcctttatcTGTCTCGTTCTCTGAATGCATGTTGTCTCGTTCTTTCATACGTTGTTGGTCCTGCCGTgattccggtgtatcttttgtcttgccGTACACGCCgaggaagcctagcaggttcgcGCAAAGATACTTTGTCATGTGCATCACgtggattgaagagcggacctctaggacttcccaatagggtaggcCCCAaagtatagatttcttcttccacatggtgatggctcccaagtgcaggagatcaactgtagtacttttcaataagaaagattgtcgaacccacgaggagctgaaggtattggttagcagaatcgacaagaaagtaaatagcaaataagtaGGGGTTTTGGTATTTTTgagtgtatagtttgcaataaaaatgaagtgcagaaagtaaatagcaaataagtaaatgctctcgatgagagaaaatcccaatcctctatgcagcaagaggacaaaaTGAAGTGTGTatgtgcttatatgagactaaaTTTCCTGAGGGTGAcatggatttactagcatctGAGTTTTACACagcatggtaaatattttgtcaagatttattcaattaggggcggagcctaaattaggtACATCCATAGAGATGTGCAaacacaccccttatgatgggtcatagagccattttcatgtgcaagtataggaatcattaagacataaatgttccatcatagcaataagatcattggtccccgacataaacccctctaatgcaacacaTAGTATTGGAAAACAATTTATGTCATTCTGTCCcttccaacactaatgcattaaATTAAAGTGCATCCCtgtgagcccatataggtgaagtgatATGCGGTCAATATTCGCATAAAACAATCACAGAATAatataaaagatagaaaacttgaccattgcacatcatatacaaTCATAGCCAGATCACCATATGCCCACATGAACGTGGGGAACtgctcacaagtgtcaaacatgatatggaccagaggcataatgattacaacacaatctgaatatataatctccccaccGAATAATGACAAATTACCAGACATGCAATAGCACGAAAAACAATATCCGAGGTTCAGTTCAACGCAAACTATGCGGTGGATGatgtcgatctcgtagatggagatggtggtgatgatggtgcggatggagatgttgatggataTGCCTCTTCCCAAGACAAGGAGGAGTGGGGAtatcgatggcgtcgatttcccttcaccggaggcaccggtgcaacatgatctgccctctcccggagtaggagtgGACTTTCGCCTCCCCTGCCatctcaataaatctcgggaaaaatatggcttaggtttttaggAGAAACGGAGGCTCTGGTATAAAAGGGGGGCCGAGATGATGCCCGAGGTGAAAACGGACCAGGATGGCGCACCCAGacatgtagggcgcgccacctggtgccgtttggccctcgtggctcccctcgcaTACTTATTTCGCTCACGGTCCTTCTCTAGGCgaaaaactgatcaggtatttTTCCCTCGATTTTTAGCGATCTGGAAAGTcctaaacaaataaaataaaaaaggagGTTTCCgagaattaaataccaatgaagggcactttgtaggaaagtctcgGAAAATCGACTAAAAATTCATAGAAAATGATGTATGGTGGAAAATAACAATaaaaactaaacatatatgtagcaataatgatgatacAAAATGCACGTATCACATAGCCACGTGTCGCGTCATTCAGAACAAACTATCCGTCATGatcctttccaaagattacttctatatgaccataccaaatatatcatcaCCAATACGGTGCACATGCTTCTTCCGGTGATTTGCCtcaaagatttacctttctttctTACATGATGGTTACGCGTTTGAAATAGATGATACCCCAGGTACACGATCTTCTTAGATTTATCCAAACATATATTattagtctcatctaaacagtgcatGCATGTATTGTATCGCTTGTTTGACTGTTCTGAAAGGTTACTACGAGCAGGACAATTATTGatagttacgaaaagcaacgctcgtaggccaAATTCCTCCtgtttgtgctcgtcccacacacgtacacctgttaCAGCCCAAAACTATAGAAGTTCTTAAACTAATGGCTTTagatacacatcaatgtcgttgccgggttgcttcgggccttggatgagcactggcatcataataaacttcGAATGTTATAGATACATAGTGTCACATGCCATGTGCTATCACTATAGCTCtgatctccaaaaggattcatgccatctgtacttagaccaaaccttaaagtTTGTTGCGTCATCTGTAAAGTCCTGGAACTTtctctcgatttttctccactgcgacccatcagcggggtgtctcaacatcgcgtctttcttatggTATTCTTTGTGCCATAGCAATAatctggcatgctctttattttttgaacaaatgtttcggccgtggtattataggagcataccacataaccttggcaggaaccctcttcctggggcgctcaccctcaacatcacccgggtcatctcgtctgatcttatactgcaatgcagtgcacaccggacatgcatccaaattctcgtactcaccgcggtagaggatgctgtcattaatgactgcatgtatcttctggacgtctaatcctagagggcagacaaccttcttcgcttcgtacgtactggtggGAAAtttgttaccccttggaagctgcttcttaattatttttagcaacttttcaaatcgtgagtcagtcacaccgttctctgccttccactgcaacaattccagtgtgctaccTAGATTttttggccatcttcgcaagttgggtacaacaatttgttgtgatcctctaacatctggtcgaacttcaacattttcttctcagTTTCGCAGTCTCTCTTTGCATCagtaatggcccgaccaagatcatcagccggCTCTTCtgatgcctcttgatcttctgcttccccCCCATGCAGTATCACCCTATTCAGGGAACATGagatagttgtcatcatcctcttcttcttcatttgtcttccatcataacccctctttctccgtgcttggtccaaaattGTAGttaggcatgaaaccggatcgcaacaGGTGGGTGTGAAGGGTTTTCGAGGAAGAGTAATTTATCTTATCCTAACAGTTAAaacatggacaatacataaaaCCGCCCCGTTTGTTTTTCTCAGCCATACATAAAACAGTGAACTCGTTATGGCATCAGTaactgtacatccattgccgattcatctatattatataattaagcttatcaaaaaccattatAGAACATCATGAATAGTGaagcgatgtatatatacacacatgcattttatctatGACGGATGAAAAAGATAAAGTTGTGAACCTCGACCGAGAaggaaaaaaagaggagaaagcttaagtgtggcttGTTTGTGTAAACTTAAGTGGAAAATGCTCttagacatttcatcgagcacctcttgtgtataagaagagagcaaagcaacatacacctcTTTTTCTAAGAAGTGGAAAAAGCTAAGTATGGCTCACAAGCTTCGGCATGCATGGTATATATAGAGAtgtccctttagtcccggttggtaatacgaaccgggactaaaggggttacGACAGAGCGCGCCAGGCCTCGAACCGGGACTAGAGAGTTCCGTGACCCACGTCGttcgaaccgggactaatgcGGCCCATTAGTCTCGATTCCTTTTTAAACCGGGAATAAAGCTCCTAGAGTGCTTTGAACGAAagccatgttttctactagtgaaagaCCTCAAAAAAATAGTATATATCACCAGCTTCAAAGCATAAAAGCCTGCACAGAAACTTGCACCTTTTAATCTCTGTCTGACGTAAAATATTGCCATAGTCATATGTTCTCTTCTTCATTCATCTTTGTATATAGAAAACAAAATACTACATGTTCCATAGTACATAATTTTACTACAACCAATAGAAGAGTTCAAATGGCCATATTATGGGTTGGAGGGATTATCAAATGGccatgcatgatagatcaacaaaaAATGTATGACGATCAATCAAAATGTCAAACTACCACGATAAGAAGATTTTGTATAAGTGGATTTCCCAGAGTGGATCTAAATACCAGGCTAGTGTGTCACATAAATCATGTTTTCTCAAACTTCTTATAAAATGGTGAGAATTATAGAATTACTGTTGGTTTTGGTTTTGGCAGCAATATTAGCAGAGCAGCTGTACTGGAGAAGTGCAAGACATGCATTTAACAGAACCAATAGCCAAGATTCAAAAACCGACCTTCCAAGTTTGATAAAAAGAAAGTGTTACCTTGCAATGCAGAATGGACAAATGTATGAAAAAATTATGGTGTTTTCATATTGCGAGACATgcctaaagttttacaaaaatgggCGCTTACATCTTGAGTTACCAAAAGATACAACAAAATCATGCGACAAAAATCATTGATGCATCTCATCACCATCTGATACGCATGGATCGAACTAGGGCACAGCACCTGCGCGGCTGGAGCGAGAGGTGGTGTCACGGGTGGCGGCTAGGTGAGAGTAAAGGTGGAGCGTGCCTGGCTGTGGGGCTCGAGGCGGACAGAAACGCCACATGACAGGGCCGGCGTTGAAGATGATCCCTTGCTAAGAGATCTCTCTTCATTCTCTCctacaactaagcaaaaatctgatgtggcatctCTAAGAGAAGGCTGATATCACCCCATTATACATGCCCTAACAAGGCACGTCCCAGACTTTTCATGAGCTCTTGCTGAATTCTTGTCACATAGGCCGGAATCTTGTTTACCGCTAGCCTCTTTTACTATCTGTACACCACACGCTATGTACACCAGATGCTATATCTATAGAAGTTGCAAAATATCTGCTTCAGAGATCAGAACAAGAGCAGGCATAGCAGTACGAACACAAAGAGGAAGAACAATAGCTGATGCAGAGACCTCTCCACCTCCATGTGCTGCCGTCTCAGCCTAGGGCTCATGTATTGCAGGGCGGCCGGATTGTATGGGCTGGAGTAGTAGTGCTCACTCGACGCCGGCACCTGGCCGCGGAACACCAAGGGGAGTACCGCCATTGCCATCCCTCCAAGGACCCCTCCGGACGTCGAGTGCATCACGTTCACGCCGCCTCCGAGACGTGGAGGAGGGTATAGGACGTCGAACCGCGCGGCATCGGCATGGTGGTGATGCGCTTGACCGGGTGAACGAGTGAGCCAATCGGGATCCGTGCTCACGTGCTGAAGGCCACTGCCACCGCCGATCTGCTCCCCGACGGCCTCCCGGTGCACGGCCGGCCGGCGCGGAATGGCCGGGTGAGGCAGCGGCTTATCGGAGCGGCTGCTGCCGCGGCCGTAGAGCGGCACCAGCGAGTCCAGCGTGAGCGGTCCTTTGCACACGGGGCACGGCCGCCCTGTCGAGACCCCGGCGTGCCCCTCGTCGCCGTTGCGGCGCAGCCACTCGTAGATGCAGGGCCAGCAGTAGAGATGGCCGCAGCGGGTGACCACCGGCTCCACGGTGAAGTCCAGGCAGATGTTGCAGTCGAAGCAGTCCCCGCTCGATCTCTTCAACGGATCACTCGCGCCTGCCGTGCTAGCCTGATTCATCTTGATCCTACACCTTCGAACGATTCGCGGAGCTGCAAAGAGTCGGATGATTACATAAGTCAGCAAGAGagacaaggaagaagaagaagcccacTAACGAACGCTCACCAATCAATCAATATCCAAGGTAACTCATGAAATCGCCGTGGGACGGACGATCAATCCTGCTAGAGCAAGACAAGTAACGAGACGGGCAGGGGAAGCCACGCAATCGCACGTTTGTTTGTGGCGGTGCCGTCAGATGGTGACCAAACTCAAAAGGGACAGATGCTCCAACCGCAAGGAAAAGGAATCCATGGGAGTGATTGGCCCAGGCCAGAGACTTTTCTTGTTCATCCGTGAACCAGTGACCAGTCTATCCAAATTTCCAGAGGGCCCCATGCTAAACAAGGTACTACGTACTCCTTTTCAGAGATAAGAATACAAAACGTCACGTAATGCTCCAATCCTACACGAATCGCAAGCTGTTGGGCATCCACTAGCTGAGTAATTATGTTTTACCCAGCTTGGA includes:
- the LOC124687577 gene encoding E3 ubiquitin-protein ligase RMA1H1-like, with translation MNQASTAGASDPLKRSSGDCFDCNICLDFTVEPVVTRCGHLYCWPCIYEWLRRNGDEGHAGVSTGRPCPVCKGPLTLDSLVPLYGRGSSRSDKPLPHPAIPRRPAVHREAVGEQIGGGSGLQHVSTDPDWLTRSPGQAHHHHADAARFDVLYPPPRLGGGVNVMHSTSGGVLGGMAMAVLPLVFRGQVPASSEHYYSSPYNPAALQYMSPRLRRQHMEVERSLHQLLFFLFVFVLLCLLLF